From a region of the Mycobacterium sp. SMC-8 genome:
- a CDS encoding STAS domain-containing protein, which translates to MDEQAAEGTGAAGASNCVVTEHWVDRTAVVGVSGVVDMLTSPQLETAIDSALKQQPAAVVIDFTEVEFLASAGMGVLVAAHDKAGSDVTISVVADGPATSRPLKLVGIADIVALYPNLDEALAARDT; encoded by the coding sequence TTGGACGAACAAGCAGCCGAAGGCACGGGCGCCGCAGGAGCGTCGAACTGTGTCGTCACTGAACACTGGGTCGATCGCACGGCCGTCGTCGGTGTGTCCGGGGTCGTCGACATGCTCACATCGCCCCAGTTGGAGACGGCGATCGACTCCGCGCTCAAGCAGCAGCCCGCCGCGGTGGTGATCGATTTCACCGAGGTCGAGTTCCTGGCCTCCGCCGGCATGGGCGTGCTCGTGGCCGCACACGACAAGGCCGGCTCCGATGTGACGATCAGCGTGGTCGCGGACGGTCCGGCGACGAGCCGGCCGCTCAAGTTGGTCGGCATCGCCGACATCGTCGCGCTCTACCCGAACCTCGACGAAGCCCTCGCCGCGCGCGACACGTAG
- a CDS encoding TetR/AcrR family transcriptional regulator, producing MTTPRERMIISAALLIRERGAHPTAIADVLEHSGAPRGSAYHYFPGGRTQLLCEAVDYAADFMADRLAQASSGREALDRLFDDYRKLLRDSDFRAGCPVVAVAVEAGDPGKPDQSAPVIERAAAAFDRWREVIRQRLIADGVDKENAAALAMLVLASFEGALVVARASRDVQPLTLVQEQLRQVIGAQPGGRK from the coding sequence GTGACGACTCCCCGCGAGCGGATGATCATCTCCGCTGCTTTGTTGATCCGGGAGCGCGGCGCGCACCCGACCGCCATCGCCGACGTGCTCGAGCACAGCGGCGCGCCGCGCGGTTCGGCCTACCACTACTTTCCCGGCGGCCGCACCCAGTTGCTCTGCGAGGCGGTCGACTACGCGGCCGACTTCATGGCGGACCGACTGGCGCAGGCGTCTTCGGGCCGTGAAGCGCTGGACAGGCTTTTCGACGATTACCGGAAACTACTGCGCGATAGCGACTTCCGGGCAGGTTGTCCTGTCGTCGCTGTCGCCGTGGAGGCCGGTGATCCGGGCAAGCCCGACCAGTCGGCGCCGGTGATCGAGCGTGCCGCGGCGGCTTTCGACCGCTGGCGCGAGGTGATCAGGCAGCGTCTGATCGCCGACGGTGTGGACAAGGAGAATGCCGCCGCACTGGCCATGCTCGTGCTCGCCTCATTCGAGGGCGCCCTCGTCGTCGCGCGCGCCTCACGTGATGTGCAACCGCTGACTCTGGTCCAGGAACAACTGCGCCAGGTGATCGGTGCGCAGCCGGGTGGGCGGAAGTGA
- a CDS encoding HAD family phosphatase: MTADAATPVDPVADIAASAPGPQVGAFFDLDGTLVDGFTATAHAGDRIRRRQARIGEVTGVIEAAMRYKIGRVNFGKLLERAAGYLRGESLADLDVVGERLFTERVRSRVFPVMHEIVLAHQRRGHTVVLSSSALTIHAEPVARYLEIDHVLCNHFELDEHARVTGRIARPVIWGRQKAAAVVRFCASGGIDLARSYFYADGNEDIALMSLVGHPRPVNPRRELAAVAVERGWPVLRVSTPGKGNTGGLLGVLK, from the coding sequence GTGACCGCCGACGCCGCGACTCCGGTGGACCCGGTCGCCGACATCGCCGCTTCCGCGCCCGGGCCGCAGGTCGGGGCGTTCTTCGATCTCGACGGCACGCTCGTCGACGGGTTCACCGCCACGGCGCACGCCGGCGACCGGATCCGGCGCCGTCAGGCCCGCATCGGCGAGGTCACCGGGGTCATCGAGGCCGCAATGCGCTACAAGATCGGGCGGGTCAACTTCGGGAAACTGCTGGAGCGCGCCGCCGGGTACCTGCGGGGTGAATCGCTGGCCGACCTCGACGTCGTGGGTGAGCGGCTGTTCACCGAGCGGGTCAGGTCCCGGGTCTTCCCGGTGATGCACGAGATCGTGCTGGCCCATCAGCGCCGCGGCCACACGGTGGTGCTCAGCTCGTCGGCGTTGACCATCCACGCCGAACCGGTCGCCCGCTATCTGGAGATCGATCACGTGCTGTGCAACCACTTCGAACTCGACGAGCACGCCCGGGTCACCGGCCGCATCGCCCGGCCGGTGATTTGGGGCAGACAGAAGGCAGCCGCGGTGGTGCGGTTCTGCGCCAGCGGCGGGATCGACCTGGCGCGCAGTTACTTCTATGCCGATGGCAACGAGGACATTGCGCTGATGTCGCTGGTGGGCCATCCGCGGCCGGTGAATCCGCGCCGGGAACTCGCGGCGGTGGCCGTGGAGCGGGGTTGGCCGGTGCTTCGGGTCAGCACGCCGGGAAAGGGCAACACGGGCGGCCTACTCGGTGTACTAAAGTAG
- a CDS encoding nitronate monooxygenase: MHTPLCDQLGIEFPIFAFTHCRDVVVAVSKAGGFGVLGAVGFTPEQLEIELNWIDENIGDHPYGVDIVIPNKYEGMDSNVSAEELKSTLNALVPQEHLDFAKKILADHGVPTDDSDDNALQLLGWTEATATPQVEVALRHPKMTLIANALGTPPKDMIEHIHAEGRKVAALCGSPSQARKHADAGVDIIIAQGGEAGGHSGEVGSIVLWPQVVKEVAPVPVLAAGGIGSGQQIAAALALGAQGAWTGSQWVMVEESENTAVQHAAYAKATSRDTVRSRSFTGKPARMLRNDWTEAWDDPNNPKPLGMPLQYMVSGMAVAATHKYPNETVDVAFNPIGQVVGQFTKVEKTATVIERWVQEYLEATNTLNELNEAASV, translated from the coding sequence ATGCATACTCCCCTGTGCGATCAGCTCGGCATCGAGTTCCCGATTTTCGCGTTCACCCACTGCCGTGACGTGGTCGTCGCGGTCAGCAAGGCGGGGGGCTTCGGCGTGCTGGGCGCGGTGGGCTTCACCCCCGAGCAGCTGGAGATCGAGCTCAACTGGATCGACGAGAACATCGGCGACCACCCCTACGGCGTCGACATCGTGATCCCGAACAAGTACGAGGGCATGGATTCCAACGTGTCCGCCGAGGAACTGAAGTCGACGCTGAACGCGCTCGTCCCGCAGGAGCACCTCGACTTCGCCAAGAAGATCCTGGCCGACCACGGGGTGCCCACCGACGACAGCGACGACAACGCCCTGCAGCTGCTCGGTTGGACCGAGGCCACGGCCACCCCTCAGGTCGAGGTCGCGCTGCGGCACCCGAAGATGACACTGATCGCCAACGCGCTCGGCACGCCGCCCAAGGACATGATCGAGCACATCCACGCCGAGGGCCGCAAGGTCGCCGCGCTGTGCGGCTCGCCGTCGCAGGCCCGCAAGCATGCCGACGCCGGGGTGGACATCATCATCGCCCAGGGCGGTGAGGCCGGCGGGCACAGCGGTGAGGTCGGCTCGATCGTGCTGTGGCCGCAGGTCGTGAAGGAGGTGGCGCCGGTTCCGGTGCTCGCCGCCGGCGGTATCGGCAGTGGGCAGCAGATCGCCGCGGCGCTGGCGCTCGGCGCGCAGGGCGCATGGACCGGTTCGCAGTGGGTGATGGTCGAGGAGTCGGAGAACACTGCAGTCCAGCACGCCGCCTACGCGAAGGCGACCAGCCGCGACACCGTCCGCAGCCGGTCGTTCACCGGCAAACCGGCACGGATGCTGCGCAACGACTGGACCGAGGCGTGGGACGATCCGAACAACCCGAAGCCGCTCGGAATGCCGTTGCAGTACATGGTTTCCGGGATGGCCGTGGCCGCGACGCACAAGTACCCGAACGAGACCGTCGACGTCGCGTTCAACCCGATCGGCCAGGTCGTCGGTCAGTTCACCAAGGTCGAGAAGACCGCGACGGTGATCGAGCGCTGGGTGCAGGAGTATTTGGAGGCCACCAACACGCTCAATGAGCTCAACGAGGCCGCCAGCGTTTAG
- a CDS encoding molybdopterin-dependent oxidoreductase produces MTSGRDGEWHPSACILCECNCGIVVQVEDRSLVRIRGDKSHPASRGYTCNKALRLDHYQNSRNRLTSPMRRRPDGTYEEIDWDTAISEVAAGFRAIADTHGGDKILYYGGGGQGNHLGGAYSGAFLKALGSHYRSNALAQEKTGEHWVDAQFYGGHTRGEFEHAEVAVFVGKNPWMSQSFPRARVVLHEIAKDPARSMIVIDPVVTETAKMADYHLRVRPGTDAWCLAALAAVLVQENLCDEAFLAAHVTGGDAVREVLAEVPVSDYARRCGVDEDLLRSAARRIAGAAGVAVFEDLGIQQSPNSTLCSYLNKMLWILTGNFAKRGAQHLHSSFAPLFRPGGVGRTPVTGAPIIGGLIPSNVIPEEIVTDHPDRFRAMIVESSNPAHSVADSAAVATALGRLELIVVIDVAMTETARLAHYVLPAATQFEKPEATFFNLEFPHNTFHLRHRLMEPMSGTLPEPEIWARLTRALGVVDDAELVPLRRAAEQGRPAFTEAFLAAVGANPGLGKVLPFVLYETLGPTLPDGLAGAAALWGLAQKAAMTYPDAVRRAGHADGNALFDAILEGRSGVTFTVHDYEDDFALITHPDRKIAIEIPELLADVRALAAAPAELTSPDYPIVLSAGERRAYTANDIMRDPAWRQRDADGALRISVADASALGLRDGDRVRITTAAGSAEGTVEISDAMLAGHASLPNGYGVDFADGDGGVVTPGVAPNALTSTGWRDTYAGTPWHKHVPARLEKVLSG; encoded by the coding sequence GTGACGAGCGGCCGGGACGGTGAATGGCATCCCAGCGCGTGCATCCTGTGCGAGTGCAACTGCGGCATCGTGGTTCAGGTCGAGGACCGGTCGCTGGTCCGCATCCGCGGCGACAAGAGCCATCCGGCCTCGCGCGGCTACACCTGCAACAAGGCGCTACGGCTGGATCACTACCAGAACAGCCGCAACCGGCTCACGTCGCCGATGCGGCGCAGGCCGGACGGCACGTATGAGGAGATCGACTGGGACACCGCGATTTCCGAGGTCGCCGCGGGCTTCCGCGCGATCGCCGACACGCACGGCGGCGACAAGATCCTCTACTACGGGGGCGGCGGGCAGGGTAACCACCTGGGCGGCGCCTACAGCGGCGCGTTCCTCAAGGCACTGGGCTCGCACTACCGCTCCAACGCGCTGGCCCAGGAGAAGACCGGGGAGCACTGGGTCGACGCACAGTTCTACGGCGGGCACACCCGCGGCGAATTCGAGCACGCCGAGGTCGCGGTGTTCGTCGGCAAGAACCCGTGGATGTCCCAGAGCTTTCCGCGGGCCCGCGTGGTGCTCCACGAGATCGCCAAGGACCCGGCTCGGTCGATGATCGTGATCGATCCGGTGGTCACCGAAACCGCGAAGATGGCCGATTACCACCTACGGGTCCGGCCCGGCACCGACGCGTGGTGTCTGGCCGCGCTGGCCGCGGTGCTGGTGCAGGAGAACCTGTGCGACGAAGCCTTCCTGGCCGCGCACGTCACCGGCGGCGACGCGGTGCGCGAGGTGCTCGCCGAGGTGCCGGTCTCCGACTACGCCCGGCGCTGCGGCGTCGACGAGGATCTGCTGCGCTCGGCCGCACGCCGGATAGCCGGAGCCGCCGGCGTCGCGGTGTTCGAAGACCTCGGAATCCAGCAGTCGCCGAACAGCACCCTGTGCTCGTACCTGAACAAGATGCTGTGGATCCTGACCGGCAATTTCGCCAAACGCGGTGCGCAGCACCTTCATTCGTCGTTCGCCCCATTGTTCCGACCCGGCGGGGTAGGCCGCACCCCGGTAACCGGCGCCCCGATCATCGGCGGGCTGATTCCCAGCAACGTCATTCCCGAGGAGATCGTCACCGACCACCCGGACCGGTTCCGCGCGATGATCGTCGAGAGCAGTAACCCGGCGCATTCGGTCGCCGACTCGGCCGCCGTCGCAACGGCTCTGGGGCGGCTGGAACTGATCGTGGTCATCGACGTGGCGATGACCGAGACCGCACGGCTGGCACACTACGTGCTTCCCGCGGCGACTCAGTTCGAGAAGCCGGAGGCGACGTTCTTCAACCTCGAGTTCCCGCACAACACCTTCCATCTGCGGCACCGGCTGATGGAGCCGATGTCCGGCACCCTGCCCGAACCCGAGATCTGGGCCCGGCTGACGCGGGCCCTGGGCGTCGTCGACGATGCCGAATTGGTGCCGCTGCGCCGCGCCGCCGAACAGGGACGCCCGGCGTTCACCGAGGCGTTCCTGGCCGCGGTCGGGGCCAACCCGGGGCTGGGCAAGGTGCTGCCGTTCGTGTTGTACGAGACGCTCGGGCCGACTCTGCCCGACGGACTGGCCGGCGCCGCCGCGTTGTGGGGTCTGGCCCAGAAGGCCGCGATGACCTATCCCGACGCGGTGCGGCGGGCCGGCCACGCGGACGGCAACGCGCTGTTCGACGCGATTCTCGAAGGCCGGTCGGGGGTGACGTTCACCGTCCACGACTACGAGGACGACTTCGCGTTGATCACCCACCCCGACCGCAAGATCGCGATCGAGATCCCGGAACTGCTCGCCGACGTCCGGGCGCTGGCCGCGGCGCCGGCCGAGCTGACCTCACCCGACTACCCCATCGTGTTGTCGGCCGGGGAACGGCGGGCGTACACGGCCAACGACATCATGCGCGACCCGGCGTGGCGCCAGCGCGATGCCGACGGCGCTTTGCGGATCAGCGTCGCCGACGCGTCGGCACTGGGGTTGCGAGACGGCGACCGCGTGCGGATCACCACCGCCGCGGGCAGCGCAGAGGGCACCGTCGAGATCAGCGACGCGATGCTGGCCGGTCATGCGTCCTTACCCAATGGCTACGGCGTCGACTTCGCCGACGGGGACGGTGGCGTGGTGACCCCGGGTGTCGCGCCGAACGCGCTGACCTCCACCGGTTGGCGTGACACGTACGCCGGGACGCCGTGGCACAAGCATGTGCCGGCGCGGCTGGAGAAAGTGCTGTCGGGCTAA
- a CDS encoding Gfo/Idh/MocA family oxidoreductase, translated as MAIRVGLIGTGNCGSLALRQLIEDARFELTGVWVSSEAKVGKDAGELARLDVTTGVSAVSDLDEIIAAAPDCVVYCAMADIRTREALADVRRLLEAGINVVGSAPGVLEYPWGVIPDHSIERVEASARQGNASVFVTGVDPGFVTDLLPLALAGTCQRIEQIRTMEIADYATYDGATVMFDVMGFGNEIGDLPFLYQPGMLSLAWGVGIRQLAAGLGIEVDEITDSVEQEPAPEDFDVAVGTIKKGTVAAVRFLIEGKVEGRSAVVVEHITRLRGDLRPDWAQPAQDGGSYRVEITGEPSYVMDICPTSRNGDHNYAAILAAAGRIVNAIPDVVAAEPGIHSTLDLPLVTGKGTYRAS; from the coding sequence ATGGCAATTCGTGTGGGGCTCATCGGAACCGGCAACTGCGGCAGCCTGGCCCTGCGTCAGCTCATCGAGGATGCGCGGTTCGAGCTGACCGGGGTCTGGGTGTCCTCGGAGGCCAAGGTGGGCAAGGACGCCGGCGAGCTGGCCCGGCTGGACGTCACCACCGGTGTGTCCGCGGTCAGCGACCTCGACGAGATCATCGCGGCCGCACCGGACTGCGTCGTGTACTGCGCGATGGCCGACATCCGCACCCGCGAGGCCCTCGCCGACGTCCGCCGCCTCCTCGAGGCGGGCATCAACGTCGTAGGCTCCGCTCCCGGCGTACTGGAGTACCCGTGGGGCGTGATTCCCGACCACTCCATCGAACGGGTGGAAGCCTCTGCGCGCCAAGGCAACGCGAGCGTTTTCGTCACCGGCGTCGACCCCGGCTTCGTCACCGACCTGCTGCCGCTGGCGCTGGCAGGCACCTGCCAGAGAATCGAACAGATCCGGACGATGGAGATCGCGGACTACGCCACCTATGACGGTGCGACGGTGATGTTCGACGTGATGGGCTTCGGGAACGAGATCGGCGATCTGCCGTTTCTGTACCAGCCCGGCATGCTGAGCCTGGCATGGGGCGTGGGGATCCGTCAGCTCGCCGCCGGACTGGGTATCGAGGTCGACGAGATCACCGACTCGGTCGAGCAGGAACCGGCGCCGGAGGACTTCGACGTCGCGGTCGGCACCATCAAGAAGGGCACCGTGGCCGCCGTGCGGTTCCTGATCGAAGGCAAGGTCGAGGGGCGATCGGCGGTGGTCGTCGAACACATCACCCGGCTGCGCGGGGATCTGCGTCCCGACTGGGCGCAACCCGCCCAGGACGGAGGCTCGTACCGGGTCGAGATCACCGGCGAACCGTCCTATGTGATGGACATCTGCCCGACGAGCCGCAACGGCGACCACAACTACGCAGCGATCCTCGCGGCGGCCGGCCGGATCGTCAACGCGATCCCGGACGTCGTCGCCGCCGAGCCGGGAATCCACAGCACGCTGGACCTTCCGCTGGTCACCGGCAAGGGCACCTACCGGGCGTCCTGA
- a CDS encoding ATP-binding protein translates to MIDSMPPAQVANAERFERFGLDADAGAVARVRQEFSEWLRQFFALDDVRTSDVVLAINEALANAAEFAYVQAEQPGTIDIRASHDPQAQTLMVCIEDRGIWRKRQTEPAPRTRGRGIPLMETLSDCATIEPSAGGTTVRLEWRDVSRS, encoded by the coding sequence ATGATCGATTCCATGCCTCCGGCGCAGGTAGCCAATGCCGAACGTTTCGAGCGGTTCGGCCTCGATGCTGATGCTGGCGCGGTTGCGCGGGTGCGCCAGGAGTTCTCCGAATGGTTGCGCCAGTTCTTCGCGCTCGATGACGTCCGCACCAGCGACGTGGTGCTCGCGATCAACGAAGCGCTGGCCAACGCCGCGGAGTTCGCCTACGTCCAGGCCGAGCAGCCCGGCACCATCGACATCCGCGCAAGCCACGATCCGCAGGCACAGACGCTGATGGTGTGCATCGAAGACCGCGGCATCTGGCGGAAGCGCCAGACCGAGCCCGCACCCCGCACCCGCGGCCGGGGCATCCCGCTGATGGAGACGCTGTCCGACTGCGCAACGATCGAGCCGTCGGCCGGCGGCACCACCGTCCGGCTCGAGTGGCGCGACGTCAGCCGGAGCTGA